The Carassius gibelio isolate Cgi1373 ecotype wild population from Czech Republic chromosome A1, carGib1.2-hapl.c, whole genome shotgun sequence region CATGTTTGAAGTTCTGACTGCTTTGTAGTTGTTTTTGTGAAACATTAACTTCCCCATTCTGAGGCGAAGCCATATGAAATCCCAAACACACATGACGTTAGTGCTCGGCAGCTGTGAGTGTGACCTTTAGATGAAACTTAGACTTTCCCTGGCTAACCGTCAGCATATGTAATAGCCAAAACATACCTCGAGAGATTTATACCTGGAATACACTCAAATCTATCTGCATTAAAGCTAGCATGACTTTGTTGTGGGCGTTCCAGAAATGCTAATTAGGAGTACCTCAAGGCATTGCATACAACAGTTGTAGCTTGATACTTGAAAAAAAGATGCATGGATGATTGTCATTGCCAAAATCCATTTCACAACAGGTGAGGACGAGATTAATCTACTGAGAGAGACGAATCCACATAAACTCCTGAACTGATGACTAAGCTTCGAAAATCCTGTTCTGATTTGATGAATGTGAAACAAATTACCTGCAATACATAGTTACCGATGGATGTATtgctgtatgttttattttatttaagagcTGGGTTTTCCATAATGTGTCTTGTTTACTTTTCCCCAAAGTATGATCTGATCACGGGTctggaaattaaaacaaaaagaccCGTCCACATTCAGGAAGCGCTGCAGAGTCACTTTCAAAAGGGAAGCTGACATATATCGACGAGAGTAAAGCTCTCATGTGATAAATCTGTTACAGTTACAGATTGAAAGTCACTAATACTCACAAGAGATAGCACTGTAATATTGCTTTGTTTCATCTagaccctcacacacacatacacactcaatcAGAGCCAAGAAAGATGAGAAAAAACACATTGTCGAACAGGACAGTGATGTCATACCTGAAGTGTCAGGAGTAAAAGGGAACTGAGAAAGTGATTGGTACTGTAGGCGTAGTGCTGCTGCTACACCTTTGccgatgacatcacttcctgtaaTGCCTCAGGCTCGGATGCACAGGTTTTCACATGCTGGTGCCATAATCAGGCCCTTCCTCTTCCAGACACAAGGATCTATTTTTAGCACGCTATGAAAAGCGAAATTGCATTTGGtcacttttatgtttttaaatcgGAGCCACTTTAATATGTAGAAATAAATACCATACACGTTCCATTGTGAATGGACATCTGGAAGTGACGTGGTGATCGAAATAAAATATGTGCATCACAGTGTTGGAAGAGGAACATGTGCTTTTACTTAATTATCTGTTGAGATTCACCCATTTAAAAGTCTACAGAACAAATCAGTATACATTAACACATTTAATCAGAAGGTTTTTGCTGAGAAACATTAATTCAGTGTTAGCCATGGAGTTAATCTCTTAAATGACTTTTTGCAACACAAAACCCGAAGCTGATCTGGAACAATATGACAGAGACCTGTCAAAAGCCTGTGAAAGAAACACAAGTTTGCCTAAAATCTATAGATAAAAACAGGTCAAGCATATCAATAATTTAGGCTAGTTCAAACACTTGCTGTTAGAGGCATACCCATTTGAGCGGAGAGGGGAAGCTGAATTGCATTTTACTCGCCATCACTTGCATTggaaatatttcataatttttgctCATGAAGGAAAGAGTAATACAGTATTCAGAAATTAAAAGAGTCTACTTTTATtcgtgtgcactcacaatatcaacaaaacggtgtgcttttataaaataaagaaaagaaaaaaaccagGAGGCTTTCTGCTGTTTCGGTTTCTGATGAACCGAAACTCAGCAAATACTTGCCTCACTGACTTGAATAAAGCTATAGAAAGCTTGGCattattactttaaaatgaaaacaaaaattatttcattataaaatCCCTAAAGATGAATTTCATTTAGCGTTTCCAATTAGGCCTACACAATCTTATGATTATTTtgcctattattattatgttacttttattattatattaaaattattgtaCACAGCATTATGTATACAAAACTGGCAGGCTGTTTTGAAATAAACTCTAAGACCAAATACCATTACTTTTAAATGctaaattacaaaatgttaaatatcaaaataaaattgaagatgaattacaatgtttcagtgttttgttCATGTGAATGAGTTCAGCAGCTCCTGTATAGGCCCTTTGGTCTGTGCCACGTTTTGTAAACACAATCCGAATCGAGAACTTTATATCTCGGTGTAAGTGTGTACACAGCTTTTACAACAGATTATGCTAAAGCCTCTCAAGTCTTACACAAACTGAGTGAAAGAACACTATGAAATGAAATGCTGCAGTGAGAGGATAAATGTAGTATGATATTCCATGAATTAACGAGCGGAATACGGAGCCAGTCACAGAAATTCACACTTTACTCTCCTCCCGATTTCCACCTCCGTTTGCGCAAAACCGAAAGAAGCGGAAAGTCAGACGGGTTTTCTCTGAACGTCCCTCTTCGTGTCTgggtctctctttctgtctcccgTGGGCGGATGAGGAGGTGACGAGGGAAACCCGTTAGTTCCGCCTCCAGCACTTCTGCATAAAAGAGTGCACCTGCTGTGGATGTATCACTTTATTTACACGCTGTTTCTCGAGATGTCCGCGTCCACAGATGTCGAGAGCCAGTCGCCCGCTGCAAGCTCCCGCAGCCGGTGTCTGGACACCTTCCTCACCGTGTCCGTGATCGCGCTCTTCTTCATGTTCGCGGTCGCGCTCGCGGGCGCGCTGTACTTCGCCAAACACATCGAGGACGAGATAAACAAGCGGACGACGCGACACTTAGACGGATCCGCGGACGCGTTGGTGGCGCCGTTCCCCGACACCGGAAACGCATATAAGGTGAGTTTGTAAATTAAATCATTCTTGTTTATGACAGCACAGTATTTTCATGTTTGGAGATGCACCATTAAATTACTATGAATTGGCATGacaatacagtatattttaataatttgcaaACATCATTAAATATGACTGATAATCACTTAGATAAAGTTTCCAATAAGAACCTTTAGAATTATTAATctataatagacatgctaataaaacattttttttttaaattgataaattcTATAAAGGAATACAGCTTGATGCTAAAAAAGAATGAATGTTTTAATTAACTGCAATCTGTAGAATCTATAATGaaacaaataatatttgaatCTGTACTGTAGCTCGAACCATGTAGCTTCTCAATAACGCTGCAgagataaaatgcatttataagaaATGTATCAGATCTGATCCTGCTGTTGCTGAACCTGTCTCTGATGTCTCGTTTCCTCTGTCTTCCTTTTTCTAGATGCAGAATTTTGCTTACCTGAGGGCCACTGAAAGTAAGTTTCATGccaatatatttcacattttgaactttaaattatgcaaaaaaacaaaaaaaaaaacgtagttaACTTGTATTTAACCCTGAATATCACATTGCACATTGATCCCTTCTGTTAAAGTCTCGGGACTGAGCGTGTCTCTTTGTCTCCACCCTGCAGGTGAACTCAAATCAGGTGTGATGGCGTGGGAATCTATTGCGTATGGAAGAGGTCAAACCATCGGCTCTCTCTACAGCTATGATAAAAAACAGAATGTGCTGAACGTGAATGAGAGCGGAAGCTACTTCCTGTATGTGCAGCTCACTCTTTCCTGTGCTGGAATATGTAAATCTGATCGATTTGACCATTTCACGGTCAGCTTTAATAATCGACTCAATAACGTGGAGCTCACCTGCACCGTCTCACTGCCTGAATGGAGGGAAGACACACCCATTACCAAGACGTGTTGGCGTGTCGTTACCTTTCCAGAAAATGGAGACCGTCTTGTAGCCAAATCCCAGTTTAAAGGCTCATCAGACTGGAAACTGGACATGAATGACTCTGGCTTTGGGATGTTTCTGGTGGACGGATTACAAGCGGTACATCACACGTGATCACGAGAGGAACTGCTTTCGGGCTGCTCGTTTGAGTCACGTAACTGTGATCGACTCAGGACTGTTTCTAATGCTGCGATGAGCAGGACTCCACTAACGTCAGCAGACTGTCTTGGCTTATTTGGCAATGCCTTCAGATACCAGAAAGAGTGACTCTTTAACATTTTAGCCACAGTATTCAAATGCATTCTGCCAAATATTGCAGGTTTGCCTCTACAACAAAAGCTCAGAAAATGCAAGTCTGGACTTGAACGGATAAGCAATGCTTCTTGAGcactatttataatttaaatatatttatatgcgttttacattttaaagatttgcaatatttatattcgtattttgtgtatactgtacaaagtgtgtgtgtaaaaccGTTGTAGACATCACTACGTGTGCGAGGCGTCTGACCGAACCCTTTCCTTCTCTGATTGCATGTACTGTATTATTCTACTGATGTTTAGGTGCATCACAGAAATGATGAGTGAACTTTGACCCGCACATCAACACTAGTGCCTCGGGGTGGTCTTTACGCTTGGCTGTATGTTGAAGAACTCAAAAAGCTGCATGTCTTCACATCTCTTCATGAACATGTGCGTCTGGTGTGAAGGAAAGCACCGTATGAATGCTAACAAACTCAGGAACTCTCGAGATGAATGTAACAATGATGACAGTGTGTGGAATGCTTTATTTTGTTAACtgagaatatttaataaaatacaaaatgttcattttacatAACTCTCTTCAGCATTCGTTTCTGCTCATGTTGCAGCTCAGATGTTGATCTTTTAGAGTTATGATGGAGTTTATAATTGTTTCATTTAAGCATCAACTGGAAAACATTAGAACGGACACAAATGAGTCGGAAGTTGTCTTCTGGTTATagttacataaaattaaatatatagagtattaaaatga contains the following coding sequences:
- the LOC128031241 gene encoding uncharacterized protein LOC128031241; this encodes MYHFIYTLFLEMSASTDVESQSPAASSRSRCLDTFLTVSVIALFFMFAVALAGALYFAKHIEDEINKRTTRHLDGSADALVAPFPDTGNAYKMQNFAYLRATESELKSGVMAWESIAYGRGQTIGSLYSYDKKQNVLNVNESGSYFLYVQLTLSCAGICKSDRFDHFTVSFNNRLNNVELTCTVSLPEWREDTPITKTCWRVVTFPENGDRLVAKSQFKGSSDWKLDMNDSGFGMFLVDGLQAVHHT